One window from the genome of Rhodopirellula halodulae encodes:
- a CDS encoding prolyl oligopeptidase family serine peptidase → MILSLTRGFAIGGCIAIASVSSLLADGPADNQAENVRPIPPPGVDIEATELDSLRSSIASVRDRWQQLMQTTKSKHQDFAVSARLEDLEPEVLVFPRAVEMTIEQSIFYSPKAVADAKRLLQIAEDRIDKIADGASWAEVVGLRRSDERQLIAGGFRSKIDDSFQPYGVVIPPNVNAMDASPIRMDLWLHGRGEKVSELAFLNKHSGDPKRYRTGNEPSPISAIVAHPYGRYSNAFKFAGEVDVLELSDYLQRRIAIDKHRIAIRGFSMGGAGCWQIATHYADRFFAATPGAGFSETPLFLDVFQGEDAAGTAPDYQKTLWQLYDCPPWASNLRNLPTIAYSGEIDRQKQAADVMEAALAERGIELVHLIGPQTAHKIHPDSQQEIARRLDLIERQVSPSIPRNVHLTTLTLRYSRMHWIEVTGMEEHWSPAIVNASILSDSNGTDDQITIECENVSRLRVHFDSGQWPGKPSGQIAVTINGQPVVNTRIGPTVRSDRSLEAEFQLDGTWKVASDDSQTLRKRPHSQGPIDDAFMDRFVFVLPTGTSGDPAVEQWIQSESKHAMEHWRLHFRGDVRTIMDTEVNAETMANQNLILFGDATSNAVIARLLPKLPLQWTNDTIRIGKHEVSSVGHVPAMIYPNPEAPKHYIVINSGFTFREYDYLNNARQTPKLPDWALIDIREGANFRDSGKVISAGFFNESWQPE, encoded by the coding sequence ATGATTCTGTCGTTGACACGAGGTTTCGCGATTGGCGGATGCATTGCGATCGCATCCGTGTCTTCTTTGCTAGCCGATGGCCCCGCCGACAACCAAGCGGAAAACGTGCGTCCGATTCCACCACCAGGGGTGGACATCGAAGCAACAGAGTTGGATTCACTTCGGTCCTCGATCGCCTCGGTGCGTGATCGATGGCAGCAATTGATGCAAACGACGAAGTCCAAGCATCAGGACTTCGCGGTCAGTGCCAGACTAGAGGACTTGGAACCCGAAGTCTTGGTGTTTCCACGAGCGGTGGAAATGACGATCGAGCAATCCATTTTTTACTCTCCCAAGGCGGTCGCCGACGCGAAACGTTTGTTGCAAATCGCCGAAGATCGCATCGACAAAATTGCCGACGGTGCTTCATGGGCGGAAGTGGTGGGGCTTCGCAGAAGCGATGAACGGCAACTGATTGCCGGTGGCTTCCGATCAAAGATCGACGATTCGTTTCAGCCGTATGGGGTTGTGATTCCGCCCAACGTGAACGCCATGGATGCGTCGCCGATCCGCATGGACCTTTGGCTGCACGGCCGAGGCGAGAAGGTTTCCGAACTGGCGTTCCTGAACAAACACAGCGGTGATCCCAAACGCTATCGGACCGGCAACGAACCTTCGCCGATCTCCGCCATCGTGGCACATCCCTATGGTCGCTACAGCAACGCATTCAAGTTTGCCGGCGAAGTCGACGTTCTCGAACTCAGCGACTACCTGCAACGCAGGATCGCCATCGACAAACATCGCATCGCGATCCGTGGTTTTTCCATGGGAGGCGCTGGGTGCTGGCAAATCGCAACCCATTATGCCGATCGATTCTTCGCCGCCACTCCAGGTGCAGGCTTCTCAGAGACACCTCTGTTTCTCGATGTCTTTCAAGGCGAAGACGCTGCTGGGACCGCCCCTGATTATCAGAAAACGCTTTGGCAGCTCTATGACTGTCCGCCCTGGGCGAGCAATCTTCGCAACTTGCCGACGATTGCCTACAGCGGTGAGATCGATCGTCAGAAGCAAGCTGCCGACGTGATGGAAGCCGCTCTGGCCGAAAGAGGCATTGAATTGGTGCATCTGATCGGTCCCCAGACTGCACACAAGATTCATCCCGATTCCCAGCAGGAGATCGCCCGACGACTGGACCTGATCGAACGCCAAGTCTCGCCTTCCATCCCAAGAAACGTGCATCTGACAACACTGACGCTGCGTTATTCGCGAATGCACTGGATCGAAGTCACCGGAATGGAAGAACATTGGTCGCCAGCGATCGTCAATGCATCCATCTTGTCAGATTCGAACGGGACTGACGATCAAATCACAATTGAGTGCGAGAATGTTTCTCGACTTCGAGTGCACTTCGATTCCGGACAATGGCCTGGCAAGCCGTCTGGTCAAATCGCGGTGACGATCAACGGCCAACCAGTCGTGAACACGCGCATTGGTCCAACGGTGCGTTCGGATCGCTCCTTGGAAGCCGAATTTCAACTTGATGGAACATGGAAAGTTGCTTCAGACGATTCTCAAACGCTTCGCAAGCGTCCACATTCGCAGGGCCCAATTGACGATGCCTTCATGGACCGATTCGTCTTCGTGCTGCCCACCGGAACCTCCGGCGATCCGGCGGTGGAGCAATGGATTCAATCAGAATCAAAACACGCGATGGAGCACTGGCGATTGCACTTCCGAGGCGATGTGCGAACGATCATGGACACCGAAGTCAACGCGGAAACCATGGCGAACCAAAACTTGATCTTGTTTGGCGACGCCACCAGCAATGCGGTGATCGCAAGATTGCTACCCAAACTGCCACTGCAATGGACCAACGACACGATCCGCATTGGCAAACATGAAGTCAGCAGCGTCGGTCACGTACCAGCGATGATCTATCCGAATCCTGAAGCCCCCAAACACTACATCGTTATCAATAGCGGATTCACCTTCCGCGAATATGACTATTTGAACAACGCTCGCCAAACACCCAAATTGCCCGATTGGGCATTGATCGACATTCGCGAGGGCGCGAACTTTCGCGATTCGGGCAAAGTGATCTCCGCCGGATTTTTCAACGAGTCATGGCAACCCGAGTGA
- the glgA gene encoding glycogen synthase GlgA, whose protein sequence is MNIVYLTTEAVPFAKTGGLADVCGTLPKVVAAQGHRCAVIMPAFSSIDHSSQPIETTDISFAVPMSDQKLIGCRLLRSHLPSDPNDPEDAAKVPVYFIDQPQYFRRPSLYGDANGDYHDNAERFIFYCRAAIIAMSRLGWPVDLVHCNDWQSALVPALLKARSDDSSKLPTVATMLSIHNMAYQGNFGFDAFPWTGLSWDHFRPDSFEYYNQLNFLKTGVITSDVVSTVSPTYALEIQTLEYGCGLDAILQGIKQPVAGIINGIDTNIWNPETDPHLKRNYNANTWAEAKIDNKLALQAEVGLPQDPEVPLLGLIGRLAEQKGWDLILPVLREHLTESRPTQWVVLGSGDPKIEAQLRELSEEYPEQLAAYIGFSDALAHRIEASSDMFIMPSHYEPCGLNQLYSLRYGTPCVVTQTGGLADTIVDAKAENLESGSATGFHLNDNSPGALDHAINRALQLRYHSPEKWKNLVGVGMRQDWSWRKSADQYIELYARTVSLNRRRRSSR, encoded by the coding sequence TTGAATATCGTCTACCTGACGACCGAAGCCGTTCCCTTCGCCAAAACAGGCGGTCTCGCCGATGTTTGCGGCACACTGCCCAAGGTGGTTGCAGCTCAGGGGCATCGGTGCGCGGTCATCATGCCCGCTTTTTCGTCAATCGATCACTCGTCGCAACCCATCGAGACCACCGACATCAGCTTTGCTGTCCCGATGTCGGATCAAAAACTGATCGGCTGTCGACTACTACGAAGTCACCTTCCATCGGATCCCAACGATCCGGAGGACGCGGCCAAGGTACCGGTCTACTTCATCGACCAACCGCAGTACTTCCGCCGGCCTTCGTTGTACGGTGACGCCAATGGCGATTATCACGACAACGCCGAACGATTCATCTTCTATTGCCGCGCCGCCATCATCGCCATGTCGCGTCTTGGTTGGCCCGTTGATCTCGTTCACTGCAACGATTGGCAATCGGCGTTAGTTCCCGCTTTGTTGAAAGCTCGTTCAGACGATTCGTCCAAGCTGCCCACCGTGGCGACCATGCTTTCCATTCACAACATGGCGTATCAAGGCAACTTCGGTTTCGATGCGTTCCCTTGGACTGGTTTGAGCTGGGACCACTTCCGTCCCGATTCGTTTGAGTACTACAACCAACTCAATTTTCTGAAGACCGGTGTCATTACGTCGGACGTGGTGTCGACCGTCAGCCCGACGTATGCACTGGAGATTCAAACGCTGGAATACGGATGCGGCTTGGATGCGATTTTGCAAGGCATCAAGCAACCGGTCGCGGGAATCATCAATGGCATTGATACGAACATCTGGAATCCCGAAACCGATCCACATCTCAAACGGAATTACAACGCGAATACCTGGGCCGAAGCCAAGATCGACAACAAGCTCGCGTTGCAAGCCGAAGTTGGATTGCCACAAGATCCCGAGGTTCCATTGCTTGGACTGATCGGACGCTTGGCAGAACAAAAAGGTTGGGACCTGATCTTGCCGGTTCTTCGTGAGCACTTGACCGAGTCCCGTCCAACCCAATGGGTCGTTCTAGGGAGCGGCGATCCCAAAATCGAAGCTCAACTCCGCGAGCTGTCAGAAGAATATCCCGAGCAACTTGCTGCCTACATCGGATTCAGCGACGCCCTGGCGCATCGCATCGAAGCGTCCAGTGACATGTTCATCATGCCCAGTCACTATGAACCCTGCGGACTCAATCAGCTATACAGCTTGCGTTACGGGACGCCTTGCGTGGTAACGCAAACCGGTGGACTGGCGGACACCATTGTCGACGCCAAGGCTGAAAATTTGGAATCCGGTTCAGCGACTGGTTTTCATCTCAACGACAACAGCCCCGGTGCGTTAGATCACGCGATCAATCGTGCCCTCCAGTTGCGATATCACTCGCCAGAAAAATGGAAAAATCTTGTCGGGGTCGGAATGCGGCAGGACTGGTCTTGGAGGAAGAGTGCTGACCAGTACATCGAACTTTACGCCCGCACAGTTTCCCTAAATCGACGAAGACGATCATCTCGCTGA
- a CDS encoding sigma factor, whose protein sequence is MLEEDAKSLFVDWLERHQASIVQVARAYTLSSDESQDLAQEILLQAWRSLLFFRSLPMPMPKRLL, encoded by the coding sequence GTGCTGGAAGAGGACGCCAAATCGCTATTCGTTGATTGGTTGGAAAGGCACCAGGCTTCCATCGTGCAGGTCGCTCGCGCCTACACGCTCAGCAGCGATGAAAGCCAGGATCTGGCTCAAGAAATCTTGCTTCAGGCATGGCGTTCCTTGTTGTTTTTTCGTTCGTTGCCCATGCCAATGCCGAAAAGGCTTCTGTGA
- a CDS encoding undecaprenyl-phosphate glucose phosphotransferase gives MPSSSSSPANSAQSFSILGSRHWYEFVQPCLDAASILASLIVVKFAARGHVDDASFAMGLITVIVFFLSSQLTGLHRGDRRSCTDSEIVRVLSTWVLTILVLGLLAFATRYGQYFARSVILGWVILSPAMIGLSRMCLRIVQVGLLRRGVGVRRVAIAGHNTLGQQTQYNISTDSSLGLNFVGFYDDRSELRDTADLESQQEDGSKSDDPVCGDLSDLIQAARNGEVETVLVTLPMRAEKRIRYILDELSDSTVSVYIVPDFFVFELLHARWTQVGGLPAVSVSETPMFGIDGVAKRAADLVLATTGLLTISIPMLLIAAAVKLTSPGPVFFRQRRYGLDGQEIRVWKFRSMTTCDDGAVVKQATQNDSRITPLGAILRKTSLDELPQLFNVIEGSMSLVGPRPHASAHNEQYRGLIRGYMMRHKVKPGITGLAQVNGCRGETETVDKMERRVHFDHQYIRSWSFALDLKILLRTLLVVWKQPEAY, from the coding sequence ATGCCGTCCTCATCGTCATCACCTGCGAATTCCGCCCAATCGTTTTCCATTTTGGGCAGCCGACACTGGTATGAATTCGTTCAACCGTGCTTGGACGCGGCGTCGATCCTGGCGTCACTGATTGTCGTCAAATTCGCCGCTCGAGGCCATGTGGACGATGCATCGTTCGCGATGGGTTTGATCACCGTCATCGTGTTCTTTCTCAGCAGCCAATTGACGGGTCTGCATCGCGGAGATCGGCGGAGCTGCACCGACAGCGAAATTGTTCGCGTCCTATCGACTTGGGTGCTGACGATTTTGGTCCTGGGTTTGCTCGCATTTGCCACGCGTTACGGTCAATACTTCGCTCGCTCCGTGATTTTGGGATGGGTCATTCTCAGCCCCGCCATGATCGGCCTTTCGCGAATGTGTTTGCGGATCGTCCAAGTTGGCTTGTTGCGACGTGGCGTCGGTGTGCGACGCGTCGCGATCGCGGGCCACAACACGCTGGGGCAACAAACGCAATACAACATCTCCACCGACTCGTCGCTGGGATTGAACTTCGTTGGCTTTTATGACGATCGGTCGGAACTCCGAGACACAGCGGATCTTGAAAGCCAACAAGAGGACGGATCGAAAAGTGACGATCCAGTGTGTGGCGATCTGTCCGATTTGATCCAGGCCGCCCGAAATGGCGAAGTGGAGACCGTTCTGGTGACCCTTCCCATGCGAGCCGAAAAACGCATTCGATATATCTTGGACGAACTGAGTGACTCGACCGTTTCGGTTTACATCGTTCCGGACTTCTTCGTGTTCGAGTTGCTGCACGCACGTTGGACTCAGGTAGGCGGATTGCCAGCGGTCAGCGTCAGTGAAACACCCATGTTCGGGATCGATGGTGTCGCGAAACGGGCGGCGGACTTGGTTCTCGCCACAACCGGTCTTCTGACGATTTCCATTCCGATGTTGCTCATCGCTGCGGCTGTGAAGCTCACATCTCCCGGCCCCGTTTTCTTCCGCCAACGCCGGTACGGATTGGACGGGCAGGAGATCCGCGTTTGGAAATTTCGTTCCATGACAACCTGCGACGACGGCGCGGTGGTCAAACAAGCCACCCAAAACGATTCACGCATCACACCTCTGGGGGCCATCCTTCGCAAAACGAGCCTGGATGAGTTGCCGCAGTTATTCAACGTGATCGAAGGATCGATGTCGCTGGTCGGTCCTCGTCCACACGCTTCCGCCCACAACGAACAATACCGCGGATTGATTCGTGGCTATATGATGCGGCACAAAGTCAAACCGGGAATCACGGGTTTGGCCCAGGTCAACGGATGCCGCGGCGAAACCGAAACCGTGGACAAGATGGAACGCCGCGTCCATTTCGACCACCAATACATTCGTTCCTGGTCTTTCGCGTTGGACCTGAAGATTCTGCTTCGAACCTTGCTCGTTGTTTGGAAACAACCCGAAGCGTACTGA
- a CDS encoding DUF4921 family protein — MKTQPSGVPVDRSSTRLNETSRTRVNPRAQDQSHLDTQSVSDLRTTNEALQSAQRSSNRDATSQRVGETVDRLVEAEILDQPRFDSAHVDFPNETHIQTGQSRRDPISGNWTIFAPGRARRPDQFKSQSSSPISSLDCPFCHGNEHKTPASVWSAKLSDDEEAVPQEADWTVRVVPNLFPAIKPNSRSRQNDEPPATTDCRVSNQTAGNTANPLFIEEVACGGHEVIIEAARHTRSLSELNLAEIALAFSAYAARMRHWRQQPGIQFISLFKNVGRDAGASLQHSHSQLIASNHLPQSVREIHDRMARHHDRFGRCLQCDLLQAELDHKERVIHQSDSLVAYCPHASRFPYLVRITSRQHLGCFEDLSGAMNEEVARLVLRCVRWLEAIIPGVAYNMMLHTAPPSNRCSSKVHHWSLELAPRIGRLAGYELSSGGMINTVYPEAAAEEYRKQARRSDPRHALR; from the coding sequence ATGAAGACACAACCATCAGGAGTCCCGGTCGACCGCTCATCCACTCGTTTGAACGAAACCTCTCGCACCCGCGTCAATCCGCGGGCTCAGGATCAAAGCCACCTCGATACGCAAAGCGTGTCGGATCTTCGAACGACCAACGAGGCTTTGCAGTCCGCTCAACGATCGAGCAATCGCGACGCGACCTCGCAGCGAGTCGGAGAAACGGTCGATCGTTTGGTCGAAGCCGAAATTCTCGACCAGCCACGTTTCGACAGTGCCCACGTCGACTTTCCCAACGAAACACACATCCAAACGGGCCAATCGCGACGGGACCCGATCTCTGGAAACTGGACGATTTTTGCTCCCGGACGAGCACGCCGACCGGATCAATTCAAGTCGCAATCGTCGTCTCCGATTTCATCCCTCGATTGCCCCTTCTGTCACGGCAACGAGCATAAAACACCGGCGTCCGTTTGGTCCGCCAAACTTTCCGACGACGAAGAAGCCGTTCCACAGGAAGCCGATTGGACCGTTCGCGTCGTTCCTAATCTGTTTCCAGCCATCAAACCAAACTCACGGTCCCGACAAAACGATGAGCCACCGGCGACCACGGATTGTCGTGTTTCCAACCAAACCGCTGGCAACACCGCGAATCCGCTGTTCATCGAGGAAGTCGCCTGCGGTGGCCACGAGGTCATCATCGAAGCCGCTCGCCACACGCGTTCTTTGAGCGAGCTGAATTTGGCCGAGATCGCATTGGCCTTCTCCGCTTACGCGGCTCGCATGCGTCATTGGCGTCAACAACCTGGCATTCAGTTCATCAGCTTGTTCAAGAATGTCGGACGCGATGCTGGTGCTTCGTTGCAACACAGCCATAGCCAGCTGATTGCCTCCAACCACCTGCCACAATCCGTTCGTGAGATTCATGACCGGATGGCTCGTCACCACGATCGCTTTGGTCGTTGCTTGCAGTGCGATCTTCTGCAGGCGGAACTGGATCACAAAGAACGCGTCATTCACCAATCCGATTCGTTGGTGGCGTATTGCCCGCACGCCAGCCGGTTCCCTTACTTGGTTCGCATCACTTCGCGCCAACACCTTGGTTGCTTCGAAGATTTGTCCGGGGCAATGAACGAAGAAGTCGCTCGGTTGGTTCTGCGTTGTGTACGTTGGCTCGAAGCCATCATTCCCGGCGTGGCCTACAACATGATGCTGCACACGGCACCGCCATCGAATCGGTGTTCCTCCAAAGTGCATCACTGGAGCTTGGAATTGGCTCCCCGAATCGGTCGCTTGGCCGGTTACGAATTGAGCTCCGGCGGAATGATCAACACGGTCTACCCCGAGGCCGCCGCGGAAGAATATCGCAAACAGGCGCGACGCAGCGATCCGCGACACGCGCTGCGATGA
- a CDS encoding NYN domain-containing protein, producing MFPLLLIDGYNVIGPVAPPSRGGSTNWLHDERQLLLNRLAEHLTDLIRSRTCVVFDARNPPHGVRDQMLFADMDVRFAVGYPEADDLIEELIFQHPNPKSLTVVSSDHRLHAAAKRKKALPIDSEAWLDALLDGHIQMAKLPKATAKRKRSQPGSTAADDVDSTSQPNDPTLDAMLDADELQKWMDQYGSD from the coding sequence ATGTTTCCACTGTTGCTCATCGATGGATACAACGTCATTGGACCGGTTGCTCCACCCTCGCGTGGTGGTTCAACGAATTGGCTGCATGACGAACGCCAGTTGCTGCTGAATCGACTGGCGGAACATTTGACGGACCTCATTCGCTCGCGAACCTGCGTTGTCTTTGATGCACGCAATCCTCCGCACGGTGTTCGCGACCAAATGCTTTTCGCGGACATGGACGTTCGATTCGCGGTGGGGTACCCGGAAGCGGACGATTTGATCGAAGAGCTGATCTTTCAGCACCCCAATCCAAAGTCGTTGACGGTGGTATCCTCGGATCATCGCCTGCACGCTGCCGCGAAACGCAAAAAGGCGTTGCCAATCGACTCGGAGGCTTGGTTGGATGCGTTGCTGGACGGGCACATTCAAATGGCCAAGCTTCCCAAAGCCACGGCCAAACGCAAACGCTCCCAACCCGGGAGCACGGCCGCGGACGACGTCGATTCCACATCGCAACCGAACGATCCGACTCTCGACGCAATGCTCGACGCGGACGAACTGCAAAAGTGGATGGACCAGTACGGATCGGATTGA
- a CDS encoding serine/threonine protein kinase produces MPLQLVDFWKRMVQSGLADTSKPPVWAAEYADDHAGEPPADVGELAKWLVQTGRGHKYPITEILQHSSWESEYPSTPILRIAPLTLIADDLTCPFPFRDWQSVEREPLGDQEAPTTGVLRQLDPSKLSADAAARLRSHATVSDESLQSLEILPLRNGPLGQPVVSRRDFAGVLSVLPPGKALSLRSKPRTVARTVEILRPLCRALSALHAAGLVHGELGFDRIWMDASKRWTLLRNPFAGLPSFLSETATLSGTRWLQQSDDAQQFWSPEHLRGREKHVAAVADDIYAMGCLGYALRYGRHAFESTSRERLPSELTDAVSQGASGDPLCRVLAAALASDPSARFATVEQLINALEVASKATPVQATPAIKSDPVAMQKKVIAETKSVAAKQSPESAGEKKTTQPTKQASSTTPATTRESAKPNATAASASTSAGSSGPTKIADKKIADKKVANKAALAGETKPKSESNTEPKAKPDSSRVEQPKPASQPVALNEETTSDDAKKLGGTSPPTPEPEPTTLPSPVEDASVKGASVKDAAVKDASVEPSAVEPSPQTAEPETPESNDSPRQVSPAVVPARRRRKRKNQKAWYAIYALCLPVLMLVIALAVRDKNPPPVAKRIRPPAPQFIPRVSSDTDKPKPVQPTPRPSRPQPTGIQVVDNDQMLWAPPDLSGGDGQVNRATALLPPGPAAVVTIDWTQLQRLGLMELFEPETKAWLETLNQWSGVAEQSISHVALAWFPGAEGVPEVAAAIRLKDPKSLEELLETWEASAARSKEGHTIYAGDDLDALAYFAMTQGRVATAADDMVDAFAVGSIERIGEVAELEGSPVVLPRLLEELWQSARPNDAIAFLTQPNFLVSDARKWMEATSPTLIPWIRQNLLADCGGVLVRLASAEPDANSTETPTASYVEVRLAAAPGVDPSELADPLRAQLSNAPRWAEDFLVTRDIDASWRLLAARLPSMWAFAEENVRTGRSDRKIIWNAYLPPRALPQLTLATLLASNTTSVESTGTAMAGDQTKLTVAQMLDRRMSVSFDQESLQFAVDTIVDEFNGDLPAGNQLPPITIIGGDLQKMGITQNQQIRDFSKSDVPLRRVLTDLVLGANPDRTATGPADLKQALVWVVRSDESEILITTREASKGNYELPEEFVPQSSP; encoded by the coding sequence ATGCCGCTGCAACTTGTTGATTTTTGGAAACGGATGGTCCAAAGCGGGCTGGCCGATACATCGAAACCGCCCGTGTGGGCGGCTGAATATGCGGACGACCATGCTGGAGAACCTCCCGCAGACGTCGGTGAATTGGCGAAATGGCTGGTCCAAACGGGACGAGGCCACAAATACCCCATCACGGAAATCCTGCAGCATTCGTCGTGGGAATCGGAATATCCCTCCACACCGATCCTCCGAATCGCCCCGCTGACGCTAATCGCAGACGATTTGACGTGCCCATTTCCATTTCGAGATTGGCAATCGGTGGAACGAGAGCCCCTTGGCGATCAGGAAGCACCGACCACCGGAGTCCTCCGACAATTGGACCCGTCGAAGCTGAGTGCGGACGCGGCGGCTCGTTTGCGTTCCCACGCAACGGTGTCGGACGAATCGTTGCAGTCACTGGAAATCCTGCCGCTACGAAACGGTCCGTTGGGACAACCCGTTGTCAGCCGCCGAGACTTCGCGGGTGTCTTGAGCGTGCTTCCGCCGGGCAAGGCTTTGTCCTTGAGGTCCAAGCCACGAACGGTCGCGCGAACCGTCGAAATTTTGCGTCCGCTCTGTCGAGCTTTGTCAGCGTTGCATGCGGCGGGTTTGGTTCACGGCGAACTTGGCTTTGACCGCATTTGGATGGATGCGTCCAAACGTTGGACCTTGTTGCGAAACCCATTCGCTGGACTGCCAAGCTTCCTCAGCGAAACAGCAACGCTGAGTGGAACTCGCTGGTTGCAGCAGTCCGACGATGCGCAGCAGTTCTGGTCACCGGAACATCTTCGCGGACGGGAGAAGCATGTGGCCGCGGTCGCCGATGATATCTACGCGATGGGATGTCTTGGCTACGCTCTTCGCTATGGACGCCACGCATTTGAAAGCACTTCGCGTGAACGACTGCCAAGCGAACTGACCGATGCGGTTTCGCAAGGAGCCAGCGGCGATCCGTTATGTCGGGTGTTGGCCGCGGCGTTGGCGAGTGACCCTTCCGCACGATTCGCAACCGTCGAGCAATTGATCAACGCATTGGAGGTTGCATCCAAAGCGACTCCCGTCCAGGCGACACCCGCGATCAAGAGCGATCCTGTCGCGATGCAGAAGAAAGTCATCGCAGAAACGAAGTCAGTAGCCGCGAAGCAGTCCCCCGAATCGGCCGGTGAGAAGAAAACCACGCAACCGACGAAGCAAGCAAGTTCTACTACGCCAGCAACAACGCGTGAATCAGCCAAGCCAAACGCGACAGCGGCCTCCGCGTCGACGTCAGCAGGTTCATCCGGTCCGACGAAGATTGCTGACAAGAAAATTGCTGACAAAAAGGTTGCCAACAAAGCAGCGCTGGCCGGTGAAACTAAGCCCAAATCGGAATCAAATACCGAGCCGAAAGCGAAGCCAGATTCAAGCCGAGTCGAGCAACCCAAACCGGCAAGCCAACCTGTTGCGTTGAATGAAGAGACGACTTCGGACGACGCGAAAAAACTTGGCGGGACCAGCCCACCGACGCCGGAACCCGAACCCACGACGCTCCCATCACCGGTCGAGGACGCATCGGTTAAAGGTGCATCGGTCAAGGATGCTGCAGTCAAAGATGCATCGGTCGAGCCGAGCGCAGTGGAGCCGTCTCCGCAAACGGCCGAACCAGAAACGCCGGAATCCAATGACTCGCCTCGACAGGTTTCTCCGGCGGTTGTTCCCGCTCGTCGAAGACGCAAACGCAAGAATCAAAAAGCGTGGTACGCCATCTACGCGTTGTGTTTGCCCGTCCTGATGCTGGTGATTGCTTTGGCGGTTCGGGACAAGAATCCACCGCCCGTGGCCAAACGCATTCGTCCGCCGGCACCGCAATTCATTCCTCGTGTTTCCAGCGACACCGACAAGCCGAAACCTGTTCAGCCGACGCCCCGGCCGTCTCGTCCTCAACCCACCGGGATCCAAGTGGTCGACAACGACCAAATGCTGTGGGCCCCTCCTGATTTGAGTGGCGGAGACGGGCAAGTCAATCGTGCCACCGCATTGTTGCCTCCTGGACCAGCCGCCGTGGTCACAATCGACTGGACGCAGTTGCAACGGTTGGGATTGATGGAGTTGTTCGAGCCCGAGACCAAAGCATGGCTGGAAACTTTGAACCAATGGTCCGGAGTCGCTGAACAATCCATCTCGCATGTCGCGCTCGCTTGGTTCCCCGGGGCAGAGGGCGTGCCGGAGGTGGCCGCTGCGATCCGATTGAAAGACCCAAAGTCGCTCGAAGAGTTGTTGGAGACTTGGGAAGCGTCTGCTGCGAGAAGCAAAGAAGGGCACACGATCTACGCCGGTGACGATCTCGATGCGTTGGCCTACTTCGCGATGACTCAAGGCCGCGTCGCTACCGCCGCGGATGATATGGTCGACGCGTTTGCGGTGGGTTCCATCGAACGCATCGGTGAAGTTGCGGAGCTGGAAGGGTCCCCGGTGGTGTTGCCGCGTTTGCTAGAAGAGCTTTGGCAATCGGCACGTCCCAACGATGCCATCGCATTCCTGACTCAACCCAATTTCCTGGTCAGCGACGCTCGCAAATGGATGGAAGCGACTTCGCCCACGCTGATTCCTTGGATTCGCCAAAATTTGCTGGCCGACTGCGGCGGCGTTCTTGTCAGGCTGGCGTCCGCGGAACCAGATGCAAATTCGACCGAGACGCCCACCGCCTCGTATGTGGAAGTTCGTTTGGCGGCTGCACCGGGCGTCGACCCGTCTGAGCTGGCGGATCCTTTGCGTGCTCAATTGTCGAATGCTCCACGATGGGCGGAAGACTTCCTGGTCACACGCGACATCGATGCGTCATGGAGATTGCTGGCGGCCCGCTTGCCATCCATGTGGGCGTTCGCAGAGGAAAACGTGCGAACAGGTCGATCGGACCGAAAGATCATTTGGAATGCCTACTTGCCACCACGAGCCCTGCCACAATTGACCTTGGCGACGCTGCTAGCGAGCAACACGACGTCGGTTGAATCGACTGGGACGGCGATGGCGGGTGATCAAACCAAGTTGACGGTGGCTCAAATGTTGGACCGACGAATGTCGGTCAGCTTTGATCAGGAGTCGCTGCAATTTGCCGTCGACACGATCGTCGATGAGTTCAATGGCGATCTACCCGCTGGAAACCAGTTGCCACCGATCACCATCATCGGTGGTGATCTTCAGAAGATGGGCATCACTCAGAACCAGCAGATCCGAGATTTTTCCAAGAGCGATGTTCCTCTGCGTAGGGTGTTGACCGATCTGGTGCTGGGAGCCAACCCGGACCGCACGGCGACCGGTCCCGCGGACCTCAAGCAAGCCTTGGTGTGGGTGGTCCGATCCGATGAATCTGAGATTCTGATCACCACACGGGAAGCTTCCAAAGGCAACTATGAGTTGCCGGAAGAGTTTGTTCCGCAGTCCAGCCCGTGA